Proteins from a single region of Ziziphus jujuba cultivar Dongzao chromosome 1, ASM3175591v1:
- the LOC107412353 gene encoding BES1/BZR1 homolog protein 4 isoform X2 → MTSGTRMPTWKERENNKKRERRRRAIAAKIYAGLRMYGNYKLPKHCDNNEVLKALCNEAGWTVEEDGTTYRKGCKPVDRMDIMGGSTSASPCSSYQPSPCASYNPSPASSSFPSPVSSHYTANANGSADANSLIPWLKNLSSGSSSASSKFPHHLFVHGGSISAPVTPPLSSPTCRTPRTKGDWDDPVAGANWAGQHYSLLPSSTPPSPGRQVLPDSGWFAGLEIPQSGPSSPTFSLVSRNPFGLKEAFSAGGSRMWTPGQSGTCSPAVAAGVDHTADVPMSDGIAAEFAFGSSATGLVKPWEGETIEECVSDDLELTLGNPRTR, encoded by the exons ATGACGTCGGGGACGAGAATGCCGACGTGGAAGGAGAGGGAAAATAACAAGAAGAGGGAGAGAAGACGGAGAGCCATAGCGGCGAAGATCTACGCGGGGCTTAGGATGTACGGAAATTACAAGCTTCCGAAGCACTGCGACAACAACGAGGTCCTCAAAGCTCTCTGCAACGAAGCTGGTTGGACCGTCGAAGAAGATGGTACAACGTACAGAAAg GGATGTAAACCTGTGGACCGAATGGACATAATGGGTGGTTCTACATCTGCAAGTCCATGTTCATCATACCAACCAAGTCCATGCGCATCATATAATCCAAGCCCAGCATCATCTTCCTTTCCGAGCCCTGTTTCATCCCATTACACAGCAAATGCAAATGGCAGTGCCGATGCCAATTCCCTTATCCCATGGCTTAAAAATCTCTCATCGGGATCATCATCAGCCTCATCCAAATTCCCCCACCATCTCTTTGTCCATGGGGGTTCCATAAGTGCTCCAGTCACCCCTCCACTTAGCTCCCCAACTTGCAGGACTCCACGAACAAAAGGTGACTGGGATGACCCAGTGGCTGGTGCTAACTGGGCAGGACAGCACTATTCTTTGCTTCCCTCGTCTACTCCCCCAAGCCCTGGTCGTCAGGTTCTGCCTGATTCAGGATGGTTTGCTGGACTTGAGATTCCCCAGAGTGGGCCATCATCTCCCACATTTAGCCTTGTTTCAAGAAATCCATTTGGCTTGAAGGAGGCTTTTTCTGCTGGAGGGTCTCGGATGTGGACTCCAGGGCAAAGTGGAACGTGCTCTCCGGCAGTCGCTGCAGGTGTTGATCACACTGCTGATGTTCCCATGTCAGATGGGATTGCAGCTGAGTTTGCCTTTGGCAGTAGTGCAACAGGGTTGGTAAAACCATGGGAAGGTGAGACAATTGAGGAATGTGTATCTGATGATCTTGAACTCACACTCGGGAACCCTAGGACCAGGTAA
- the LOC107412353 gene encoding BES1/BZR1 homolog protein 4 isoform X3: MIMSQDIVRCLHLHFDVGCKPVDRMDIMGGSTSASPCSSYQPSPCASYNPSPASSSFPSPVSSHYTANANGSADANSLIPWLKNLSSGSSSASSKFPHHLFVHGGSISAPVTPPLSSPTCRTPRTKGDWDDPVAGANWAGQHYSLLPSSTPPSPGRQVLPDSGWFAGLEIPQSGPSSPTFSLVSRNPFGLKEAFSAGGSRMWTPGQSGTCSPAVAAGVDHTADVPMSDGIAAEFAFGSSATGLVKPWEGETIEECVSDDLELTLGNPRTR; encoded by the exons ATGATCATGTCACAGGATATTGTTAGATGTTTGCACCTGCATTTTGATGTG GGATGTAAACCTGTGGACCGAATGGACATAATGGGTGGTTCTACATCTGCAAGTCCATGTTCATCATACCAACCAAGTCCATGCGCATCATATAATCCAAGCCCAGCATCATCTTCCTTTCCGAGCCCTGTTTCATCCCATTACACAGCAAATGCAAATGGCAGTGCCGATGCCAATTCCCTTATCCCATGGCTTAAAAATCTCTCATCGGGATCATCATCAGCCTCATCCAAATTCCCCCACCATCTCTTTGTCCATGGGGGTTCCATAAGTGCTCCAGTCACCCCTCCACTTAGCTCCCCAACTTGCAGGACTCCACGAACAAAAGGTGACTGGGATGACCCAGTGGCTGGTGCTAACTGGGCAGGACAGCACTATTCTTTGCTTCCCTCGTCTACTCCCCCAAGCCCTGGTCGTCAGGTTCTGCCTGATTCAGGATGGTTTGCTGGACTTGAGATTCCCCAGAGTGGGCCATCATCTCCCACATTTAGCCTTGTTTCAAGAAATCCATTTGGCTTGAAGGAGGCTTTTTCTGCTGGAGGGTCTCGGATGTGGACTCCAGGGCAAAGTGGAACGTGCTCTCCGGCAGTCGCTGCAGGTGTTGATCACACTGCTGATGTTCCCATGTCAGATGGGATTGCAGCTGAGTTTGCCTTTGGCAGTAGTGCAACAGGGTTGGTAAAACCATGGGAAGGTGAGACAATTGAGGAATGTGTATCTGATGATCTTGAACTCACACTCGGGAACCCTAGGACCAG ATAG
- the LOC107412353 gene encoding BES1/BZR1 homolog protein 4 isoform X1, whose amino-acid sequence MTSGTRMPTWKERENNKKRERRRRAIAAKIYAGLRMYGNYKLPKHCDNNEVLKALCNEAGWTVEEDGTTYRKGCKPVDRMDIMGGSTSASPCSSYQPSPCASYNPSPASSSFPSPVSSHYTANANGSADANSLIPWLKNLSSGSSSASSKFPHHLFVHGGSISAPVTPPLSSPTCRTPRTKGDWDDPVAGANWAGQHYSLLPSSTPPSPGRQVLPDSGWFAGLEIPQSGPSSPTFSLVSRNPFGLKEAFSAGGSRMWTPGQSGTCSPAVAAGVDHTADVPMSDGIAAEFAFGSSATGLVKPWEGETIEECVSDDLELTLGNPRTR is encoded by the exons ATGACGTCGGGGACGAGAATGCCGACGTGGAAGGAGAGGGAAAATAACAAGAAGAGGGAGAGAAGACGGAGAGCCATAGCGGCGAAGATCTACGCGGGGCTTAGGATGTACGGAAATTACAAGCTTCCGAAGCACTGCGACAACAACGAGGTCCTCAAAGCTCTCTGCAACGAAGCTGGTTGGACCGTCGAAGAAGATGGTACAACGTACAGAAAg GGATGTAAACCTGTGGACCGAATGGACATAATGGGTGGTTCTACATCTGCAAGTCCATGTTCATCATACCAACCAAGTCCATGCGCATCATATAATCCAAGCCCAGCATCATCTTCCTTTCCGAGCCCTGTTTCATCCCATTACACAGCAAATGCAAATGGCAGTGCCGATGCCAATTCCCTTATCCCATGGCTTAAAAATCTCTCATCGGGATCATCATCAGCCTCATCCAAATTCCCCCACCATCTCTTTGTCCATGGGGGTTCCATAAGTGCTCCAGTCACCCCTCCACTTAGCTCCCCAACTTGCAGGACTCCACGAACAAAAGGTGACTGGGATGACCCAGTGGCTGGTGCTAACTGGGCAGGACAGCACTATTCTTTGCTTCCCTCGTCTACTCCCCCAAGCCCTGGTCGTCAGGTTCTGCCTGATTCAGGATGGTTTGCTGGACTTGAGATTCCCCAGAGTGGGCCATCATCTCCCACATTTAGCCTTGTTTCAAGAAATCCATTTGGCTTGAAGGAGGCTTTTTCTGCTGGAGGGTCTCGGATGTGGACTCCAGGGCAAAGTGGAACGTGCTCTCCGGCAGTCGCTGCAGGTGTTGATCACACTGCTGATGTTCCCATGTCAGATGGGATTGCAGCTGAGTTTGCCTTTGGCAGTAGTGCAACAGGGTTGGTAAAACCATGGGAAGGTGAGACAATTGAGGAATGTGTATCTGATGATCTTGAACTCACACTCGGGAACCCTAGGACCAG ATAG